A portion of the Oncorhynchus nerka isolate Pitt River linkage group LG27, Oner_Uvic_2.0, whole genome shotgun sequence genome contains these proteins:
- the coq5 gene encoding 2-methoxy-6-polyprenyl-1,4-benzoquinol methylase, mitochondrial, whose protein sequence is MAASIRLLPRRIVRDAFRTINSSVSVRIVSSNCPSNLSTCRCFSNGAADKSTHFGFETVSEGEKAERVYKVFESVAQKYDVMNDAMSLGVHRLWKDMLLHVMNPQPGIRLLDVAGGTGDISFRFLNYVRSQQERVARRTARANQTPSWQEISTSYTTPTEGIEMEARDSRAVVCDINKEMLKVGKQKAESMGVSSGLSWVVGDAEELPFDDDQFDVYAIAFGIRNVTHIDLALQEAVRVLKPGGRFMCLEFSKVTNPLLARLYDAYSFQMIPVLGEVIAGDWKSYQYLVESIRKFPDQETFKQMIEDAGLFSVRYHNLTGGVVALHSGFKL, encoded by the exons ATGGCGGCTTCCATTAGGTTGCTCCCTCGGAGAATAGTTCGTGATGCTTTTCGAACTATCaatagcagtgtgtctgttcgAATAGTCAGTTCAAATTGCCCTTCAAATCTTTCAACTTGTCGATGCTTCAGCAATGGTGCCGCGGACAAAAGTACACATTTCGGCTTCGAGACTGTGTCCGaaggagagaaggcagagagag TTTACAAGGTGTTTGAGAGCGTGGCCCAGAAGTATGATGTGATGAATGATGCTATGAGTCTGGGGGTCCACCGGCTCTGGAAGGACATGCTACTCCACGTTATGAACCCCCAGCCAGGCATACGCCTACTGGACGTAGCTGGAGGAACAG GTGACATCTCCTTCAGATTCCTGAACTATGTGAGGTCTCAGCAGGAGCGTGTTGCACGGCGGACTGCCCGGGCCAACCAGACCCCCTCCTGGCAGGAGATCTCAACCAGCTACACGACCCCCACGGAGGGAATAGAGATGGAGGCCAGAGATTCCAGGGCTGTAGTCTGTGACATCAACAAGGAGATGCTGAAAGTGGGCAAACAGAAAGCGGAGAGCATGGGCGTCAGTAGTG gtcTGTCCTGGGTGGTAGGAGATGCAGAGGAACTGCCTTTCGATGATGACCAGTTTGACGTGTACGCCATTGCTTTTGGCATCCGTAATGTCACCCACATAGACCTG GCTCTACAGGAGGCTGTACGGGTGCTGAAGCCAGGGGGAAGGTTCATGTGTCTGGAGTTCAGTAAAGTCACCAACCCCCTGCTGGCCAGGCTCTACGATGCCTACAGTTTCCAGATGATCCCAGTGCTGGGGGAGGTGATCGCTGGCGACTGGAAGTCCTATCAGTACCTGGTGGAGAGCATCAGGAAGTTCCCAGACCAG GAGACATTCAAACAAATGATTGAGGATGCAGGGTTATTTTCTGTCCGCTACCACAACCTGACAGGAGGAGTGGTGGCCCTACACTCTGGATTCAAGCTGTGA